One genomic window of Pseudomonas sp. LFM046 includes the following:
- a CDS encoding tetratricopeptide repeat protein: MSKHPKIAPSRPTRRPVYPVLAGLLLLAGLGIWLFLKGGGLPGRQPHAPAVAQVASLVDEGQCAGCHAGQVKDWQGSHHRLAMQEASDTSVLGDFNDASFQGETEVTRFFRKDGGFWVNTPGADGKPADFRVAYAFGVAPLQQYLIEVGGGRLQALGVAWDVEKRAWFHLYPGQGVDFRNPLHWSRPQQNANAMCMECHTTGFTRNYDPAEDRFASHWNNLGVGCQACHGPASRHLEWTDKKRGAENAGFAFDLAKADRIKDVETCGRCHSRRVPLDDGYHSDQRLMDDYLPSALTRELYELDGKIKDEVFEYGAFTQSTMFAKGVRCSTCHNPHSTTLRAPGNGVCLQCHNPSGKAGVEGIDDKGLKAANYDSPEHHHHTQGQAGSQCVDCHMPGKFFRGNDYRHDHGFSLPNPARALRLGTSDACLGCHRDQPGDKVAEQFRLWYGDSKADAPRYDESLWLVRNGRPGASRALFQQLESRELPAIRRATLLAELPTYPSERALKAAARDLNHPAPQVREAAVKAVAALVPPEQRRNLLAPLLNDPVRAVRIAAAHALLSLRATGLGNYEKSWDKAISEYEATQLSQQDRAEANLNLALLYQANGRADAVEPHLRTAMQRDPDYLPALVGLVQWLDSNFRWEEGRALLDQGLMDHPQSARLHHANGLLLVRKGDLPAALKAFAESVRLEPQNDVYDYAYAVALHDSGQLEAACHRLENLLERDPTHREARLALIDYWREAGQIQKVQALLAELEQQNPDDPALRRE; this comes from the coding sequence ATGTCGAAGCACCCGAAGATCGCCCCGTCCCGGCCCACCCGGCGCCCCGTCTATCCCGTCCTGGCGGGGCTCCTGCTGCTGGCCGGCCTGGGCATCTGGCTGTTCCTCAAGGGCGGTGGCCTGCCCGGCCGGCAACCACACGCCCCCGCCGTCGCCCAGGTCGCCAGCCTGGTCGACGAGGGCCAATGCGCCGGCTGCCATGCCGGGCAGGTCAAGGACTGGCAAGGCAGCCACCATCGGCTGGCGATGCAGGAAGCCAGCGATACCAGCGTGCTCGGCGACTTCAATGACGCCAGCTTCCAGGGCGAGACGGAAGTCACCCGCTTCTTCCGCAAGGACGGCGGCTTCTGGGTCAACACCCCCGGCGCCGATGGCAAGCCGGCCGACTTCCGCGTGGCCTACGCCTTCGGCGTCGCGCCGCTGCAGCAGTACCTGATCGAAGTCGGCGGCGGCCGCCTGCAGGCCCTGGGTGTGGCCTGGGATGTGGAGAAACGCGCCTGGTTCCACCTCTACCCGGGCCAGGGTGTGGACTTCAGGAATCCGCTGCACTGGAGCCGTCCGCAGCAGAACGCCAACGCCATGTGCATGGAATGCCACACCACCGGCTTCACGCGTAACTACGACCCCGCCGAAGACCGCTTCGCCAGCCACTGGAACAACCTCGGCGTCGGCTGCCAGGCCTGCCATGGCCCGGCTTCGCGGCATCTGGAATGGACAGACAAGAAACGGGGCGCCGAGAACGCCGGTTTCGCCTTCGACCTGGCCAAGGCGGACCGGATCAAGGACGTGGAAACCTGCGGCCGCTGCCATTCCCGCCGCGTACCACTGGACGACGGCTACCACAGCGACCAGCGGCTGATGGACGACTACCTGCCCAGCGCCCTGACCCGCGAGCTCTACGAGCTGGACGGCAAGATCAAGGACGAAGTCTTCGAGTACGGCGCCTTCACCCAGAGCACGATGTTCGCCAAGGGCGTGCGCTGCAGCACCTGCCACAACCCCCACAGCACGACCCTCAGGGCGCCGGGCAACGGCGTCTGCCTGCAGTGCCACAACCCTTCCGGCAAGGCCGGGGTGGAAGGCATCGACGACAAGGGGCTCAAGGCGGCGAACTATGACAGCCCCGAGCACCATCACCATACTCAGGGCCAGGCGGGCTCCCAGTGCGTGGACTGCCACATGCCCGGCAAATTCTTCCGGGGCAACGACTACCGCCACGACCACGGTTTCAGCCTGCCCAACCCGGCCCGCGCCCTGCGCCTGGGCACGTCGGATGCCTGCCTCGGCTGCCACCGCGATCAGCCGGGAGACAAGGTGGCCGAGCAGTTCCGCCTCTGGTACGGCGACAGCAAGGCCGACGCCCCTCGTTACGACGAGAGCCTGTGGCTGGTCCGCAACGGTCGACCCGGTGCCTCGCGGGCGCTGTTCCAGCAGTTGGAATCCCGTGAGCTGCCGGCCATCCGCCGTGCCACGCTGCTGGCCGAGCTGCCCACCTACCCCAGCGAGCGAGCCCTCAAGGCCGCCGCCCGCGACCTGAACCACCCCGCGCCACAGGTACGCGAAGCGGCAGTGAAGGCCGTGGCCGCGCTGGTCCCGCCTGAGCAGCGCCGTAACCTGTTGGCGCCCCTGCTCAACGACCCGGTACGGGCCGTACGCATCGCCGCCGCCCACGCGCTCCTGAGCCTGCGCGCCACAGGTCTCGGCAACTACGAAAAGAGCTGGGACAAGGCCATCAGCGAATACGAAGCCACGCAGCTCAGCCAGCAGGATCGCGCCGAGGCCAACCTCAACCTGGCGCTGCTCTACCAGGCCAACGGCCGCGCCGACGCCGTGGAGCCGCACCTGCGCACCGCCATGCAGCGTGACCCAGACTACCTGCCGGCGCTGGTTGGCCTGGTGCAGTGGCTGGATAGCAACTTCCGCTGGGAAGAAGGCCGCGCCTTGCTGGACCAGGGCCTGATGGATCACCCGCAGTCGGCCCGGCTGCACCATGCCAACGGCTTGCTGCTGGTGCGCAAGGGGGACCTGCCAGCCGCCCTCAAGGCCTTCGCCGAGTCGGTGCGGCTGGAGCCGCAGAACGACGTCTACGACTACGCCTATGCCGTGGCCCTCCACGACAGTGGGCAACTGGAAGCGGCCTGCCACCGGCTGGAGAACCTGCTGGAACGCGACCCCACCCATCGCGAAGCCCGCCTGGCGCTGATCGACTACTGGCGCGAGGCCGGGCAGATCCAGAAGGTCCAGGCGCTGCTGGCCGAACTCGAACAACAGAACCCGGACGATCCCGCGCTGCGGCGCGAATGA
- a CDS encoding DUF2388 domain-containing protein, with translation MRIRPYALVIAVFFLPVGSAMADSDFWRDIISSGATTASTYLTFKDDKLIVAARDDASAFVASGGEIRGPYLEAALQRIRGEHPDLKASDAELARAILTSNP, from the coding sequence ATGCGTATTCGTCCGTATGCACTCGTGATTGCCGTCTTCTTCCTGCCCGTCGGGTCGGCCATGGCAGACAGTGATTTCTGGCGCGACATCATTTCCTCCGGCGCCACCACTGCTTCCACCTACCTCACCTTCAAGGACGACAAGCTGATCGTCGCGGCCCGCGACGACGCCAGCGCCTTCGTCGCCAGCGGCGGTGAGATCCGTGGCCCGTACCTGGAAGCCGCACTGCAGCGCATCCGCGGCGAACACCCGGACCTCAAGGCCAGCGACGCCGAACTGGCCAGGGCCATCCTCACCAGCAACCCGTGA
- a CDS encoding MarR family transcriptional regulator, with amino-acid sequence MAKREQSPAAELIDSPSETVLDTSLDELIGYALRRAQLKVFQHLINRLSAHDLRPAQFSAMAIIDQNPGLMQADLARALAIEPPQLVPLLNKLEARALAVRVRCKPDKRSYGIFLSKTGEQLLKELKAVAFESDNESTGALTDAERGELLRLLRKVYRDA; translated from the coding sequence ATGGCCAAGCGTGAACAATCTCCGGCAGCGGAACTGATCGACTCCCCCTCCGAAACGGTACTGGACACTTCCCTCGATGAACTGATCGGCTATGCCCTGCGCCGGGCGCAGCTGAAGGTGTTCCAGCACCTGATCAACAGGCTGTCGGCCCATGACCTGCGGCCGGCGCAGTTTTCCGCCATGGCCATCATCGACCAGAACCCCGGCCTGATGCAGGCGGACCTGGCCCGTGCCCTGGCCATCGAGCCGCCGCAACTGGTGCCTCTGCTGAACAAACTGGAAGCCCGGGCACTGGCGGTGCGGGTGCGCTGCAAGCCGGACAAGCGCTCCTACGGCATCTTCCTCAGCAAGACCGGGGAACAACTGCTCAAGGAGCTGAAAGCCGTGGCTTTCGAGAGTGACAACGAATCCACCGGCGCGCTTACCGACGCCGAGCGCGGCGAATTGCTGCGGCTGCTGCGCAAGGTCTATCGCGACGCTTGA
- a CDS encoding feruloyl-CoA synthase, producing the protein MPDVRISERDGSFYLEAREPLAPLPARLLDRLLHWARARGEQTFVARRGADGQWQRISYREMLHRVRLLAAHLLHYDLSPERPLVILSGNDLEHLQLALAALYIGVPYCPVSPAYSLVAKDYGKLRHIFDLLQPGLVMAADGNAFTRAIRAVVPAETPLLLLQGEVEGRASRRFARLLEPMDCAAADAAFRRTGPDTIAKFLFTSGSTRLPKAVVTTQRMLCANQQMLLQTFPEFGREVPVLVDWLPWNHTFGGSHNVGIVLYNGGTLYLDDGRPTPQMFHETLRNLKEISPTAYLTVPKGWEELVEALEQDAELRETFFARIKLFFFAGAGLGQAIWDRLDRVAEQHCGERIRMMAGLGMTETAPSCTFTTGPLSMAGYVGLPAPGCEVRLAPVDGKLEARFRGPHVMPGYWRQADLNGQAFDDEGFYRSGDALRFADPEHPEWGLMFDGRIAEDFKLSTGVFVSVGPLRTRVILQGAPYVQDVVITGPDRQRIGLLVFPNVAACRELARLPTSATVEEVLAAPAVLNWLRGLLHDLNREATGLASHIAWACLMAEAPSLDVGEITDKGSLNQRAVLTRRDALIDALYHQTHPLCVQAEVEA; encoded by the coding sequence ATGCCGGATGTGCGCATCAGTGAGCGCGATGGCAGTTTCTACCTGGAGGCCCGGGAGCCACTGGCGCCGTTGCCGGCACGGTTGCTGGACCGCCTGCTGCATTGGGCTCGCGCGCGAGGCGAGCAGACCTTTGTTGCTCGTCGTGGCGCCGATGGCCAGTGGCAGCGCATCAGCTACCGCGAGATGCTGCACCGCGTGCGCCTGCTGGCCGCGCACCTGCTGCACTACGACCTGAGTCCGGAACGGCCGTTGGTGATCCTTTCCGGCAACGATCTGGAACATCTGCAACTGGCCCTTGCCGCGCTCTACATCGGCGTGCCTTATTGCCCGGTGTCGCCGGCCTATTCGCTGGTGGCGAAGGACTACGGCAAGTTGCGGCACATCTTCGACCTGCTGCAGCCGGGACTGGTGATGGCGGCTGATGGCAACGCCTTCACCCGCGCCATCCGGGCCGTGGTGCCGGCCGAGACGCCGTTGCTGTTGCTGCAGGGGGAGGTCGAGGGCCGCGCGAGCCGGCGTTTCGCCCGTTTGCTGGAACCCATGGACTGTGCCGCCGCCGACGCCGCGTTCCGCCGAACCGGGCCGGACACCATCGCCAAGTTCCTCTTCACCAGCGGCTCCACCCGCTTGCCCAAGGCGGTGGTCACCACCCAGCGCATGCTCTGCGCCAACCAGCAGATGCTCCTGCAGACCTTTCCCGAGTTCGGCCGGGAGGTGCCGGTGCTGGTGGACTGGCTGCCCTGGAACCACACCTTTGGTGGCAGCCACAACGTCGGCATCGTCCTGTACAACGGCGGCACCCTGTACCTGGATGACGGCCGGCCGACCCCGCAGATGTTCCATGAAACCCTGCGCAACCTGAAGGAAATCTCCCCCACGGCCTACCTCACCGTACCCAAGGGTTGGGAGGAACTGGTCGAGGCGCTGGAGCAGGACGCGGAGCTGCGCGAGACCTTCTTTGCCCGCATCAAATTGTTCTTCTTCGCCGGCGCAGGCCTTGGCCAGGCCATCTGGGACCGCCTGGACCGGGTGGCCGAACAGCATTGCGGCGAACGCATCCGCATGATGGCGGGCCTGGGCATGACCGAGACCGCGCCGTCCTGCACTTTCACCACCGGGCCCTTGTCCATGGCCGGCTACGTCGGGCTGCCGGCGCCTGGCTGCGAGGTCAGGCTGGCGCCCGTGGACGGCAAGCTGGAGGCGCGTTTCCGTGGGCCGCACGTGATGCCCGGCTACTGGCGCCAGGCGGACCTCAATGGGCAGGCCTTCGACGACGAGGGCTTCTACCGCTCCGGCGACGCCCTGCGCTTCGCTGACCCGGAGCACCCCGAATGGGGGCTGATGTTCGACGGCCGCATTGCCGAGGACTTCAAGCTCAGCACCGGCGTCTTCGTCAGCGTGGGTCCGCTGCGCACGCGGGTGATCCTGCAAGGCGCGCCCTATGTGCAGGACGTGGTCATCACCGGCCCGGACCGCCAGCGCATCGGGCTTCTGGTGTTCCCCAACGTGGCTGCCTGCCGCGAGCTGGCACGGCTGCCGACGTCCGCGACGGTGGAAGAGGTGCTGGCCGCCCCGGCGGTGCTGAACTGGCTGCGCGGATTGCTGCATGACCTCAATCGTGAAGCCACCGGCCTGGCCTCACACATTGCCTGGGCCTGCCTGATGGCCGAGGCGCCAAGCCTGGATGTCGGCGAGATCACCGACAAGGGTTCGCTCAACCAGCGTGCGGTGCTGACGCGGCGTGACGCCTTGATCGATGCCCTGTACCACCAGACGCATCCCCTCTGCGTGCAGGCCGAGGTGGAGGCATGA
- a CDS encoding aldehyde dehydrogenase produces MFEVPLLIGGVTRPASNGAVFERHSPFTGETVTRVAAATLEDADAAVAAAQRAFPAWAALGPAERRSRLLEAARLMEARSDRFMAMAAETGATADWYGFNVKLAANMLRDAAGMTTQIKGEVIPSDVPGSFAMALRQPCGVVLGIAPWNAPIILATRALAMPLACGNTVVLKASENSPAVHALIGEVLQESGLGDGVVNVISNAPDDAPAIVERLIANPAVRRVNFTGSTHVGRIIGQLAARHLKPAILELGGKAPLLVLDDADLDQAVAASAFGAYFNQGQICMSTERLIVDERIADDFAARLARKVSTLRAGLPGEAVLGSLIDARAGERIMTLVQDALDKGAVLLAGGEIDGSVMQPVLLDRVTPAMRLYREESFGPVAVLLRGQGDGALLNLANDSEFGLSSAIFSRDVSRALALAQRVESGICHINGPTVHDEAPMPFGGVKSSGYGSFGSSASIDHFTQLRWVTVQNGPRHYPI; encoded by the coding sequence ATGTTTGAAGTGCCTCTGCTGATCGGCGGCGTCACCCGCCCCGCCTCCAACGGCGCGGTGTTCGAGCGCCACAGCCCTTTCACCGGTGAGACCGTCACTCGCGTAGCCGCCGCCACCCTGGAAGACGCCGATGCCGCCGTGGCCGCCGCGCAGCGGGCCTTCCCGGCCTGGGCCGCCCTGGGCCCGGCCGAGCGCCGTTCGCGCCTGCTGGAAGCCGCGCGGCTGATGGAGGCACGCAGCGACCGCTTCATGGCCATGGCGGCGGAAACCGGCGCTACGGCCGACTGGTATGGCTTCAACGTGAAGCTGGCGGCGAACATGCTGCGCGATGCCGCCGGCATGACCACGCAGATCAAGGGCGAGGTGATCCCCTCGGACGTGCCGGGCAGCTTCGCCATGGCGCTGCGGCAGCCTTGCGGCGTGGTGCTGGGCATCGCCCCCTGGAACGCGCCGATCATCCTCGCCACCCGCGCCCTGGCGATGCCGCTCGCCTGCGGCAACACCGTGGTGCTCAAGGCGTCGGAGAACAGCCCGGCGGTGCATGCGCTGATCGGCGAAGTGCTGCAGGAGTCCGGCCTCGGCGACGGCGTGGTCAACGTCATCAGCAACGCACCGGACGACGCGCCGGCCATCGTCGAGCGGCTGATCGCCAATCCGGCGGTGCGTCGCGTCAACTTCACCGGCTCCACCCATGTCGGCCGCATCATCGGCCAGCTCGCCGCGCGCCACCTGAAACCGGCGATCCTCGAGCTGGGCGGCAAGGCCCCGCTGCTGGTGCTGGACGACGCCGACCTGGACCAGGCCGTGGCGGCCTCCGCCTTCGGCGCCTACTTCAACCAGGGGCAGATCTGCATGTCCACCGAGCGGCTGATCGTCGACGAGCGCATCGCCGACGACTTCGCCGCGCGCCTGGCGCGGAAGGTGTCCACCCTGCGCGCCGGCCTGCCGGGCGAGGCGGTGCTGGGTTCGCTGATCGACGCCCGTGCCGGCGAGCGCATCATGACCTTGGTGCAGGACGCGCTGGACAAGGGGGCGGTCCTGCTGGCCGGTGGCGAGATCGACGGCAGCGTGATGCAGCCGGTGCTGCTGGACCGGGTAACTCCGGCGATGCGCTTGTACCGGGAAGAGTCCTTCGGCCCGGTGGCGGTGCTGTTGCGCGGGCAGGGCGATGGGGCGCTGCTGAATCTCGCCAACGACTCCGAGTTCGGCCTGTCATCGGCCATCTTCAGTCGCGATGTCTCCCGCGCCCTGGCCCTGGCCCAGCGCGTGGAGTCGGGCATCTGTCATATCAACGGCCCGACCGTGCACGACGAGGCGCCCATGCCGTTCGGCGGGGTGAAGTCCAGCGGCTACGGCAGCTTCGGCTCCAGCGCCAGCATCGACCACTTCACCCAGCTGCGGTGGGTCACGGTGCAGAACGGTCCCCGGCACTATCCGATCTGA
- a CDS encoding p-hydroxycinnamoyl CoA hydratase/lyase — translation MNKYENRWQTVTLNVEQGIAWVTLNRPEKRNAMSPTLNREMIEILDVVEQDPEAGVLVLTGAGTAWTAGMDLKEYFREVDAAPEVFQEKIRREASEWQWKRLRMYSKPTIAMVNGWCFGGGFSPLVACDLAICADEATFGLSEINWGIPPGNLVSKAMADTVGHRESLYYIMTGKTFDGPKAAQMGLVNSSVPLAELRDAVIELANNLLDKNPVVLRAAKHGFKRARELTWEQGEDYLYAKLDQAQLRDPEGGRAQGLKQFLDDKSIKPGLQAYRR, via the coding sequence ATGAACAAGTACGAAAACCGCTGGCAGACCGTAACCCTCAACGTCGAGCAGGGCATCGCCTGGGTCACCCTCAACCGCCCGGAAAAGCGCAACGCCATGAGCCCCACGCTCAACCGCGAGATGATCGAGATCCTCGACGTGGTCGAGCAGGACCCGGAGGCCGGTGTACTGGTGCTGACCGGTGCCGGCACCGCCTGGACCGCCGGCATGGACCTGAAGGAATACTTCCGTGAAGTGGACGCAGCACCGGAAGTCTTCCAGGAGAAGATTCGCCGCGAGGCCTCCGAATGGCAGTGGAAGCGCCTGCGCATGTACAGCAAGCCCACCATCGCCATGGTCAACGGCTGGTGCTTCGGCGGCGGCTTCAGCCCGCTGGTGGCGTGCGACCTGGCCATCTGCGCCGATGAGGCCACCTTCGGCCTGTCCGAGATCAACTGGGGCATTCCGCCGGGCAATCTGGTGAGCAAGGCCATGGCCGACACCGTGGGTCATCGCGAGTCGCTGTACTACATCATGACCGGCAAGACCTTCGACGGCCCCAAGGCTGCGCAGATGGGCCTGGTCAACAGCAGCGTGCCGTTGGCGGAATTGCGCGATGCGGTCATCGAGCTGGCGAACAACCTGCTGGACAAGAACCCCGTGGTCCTGCGTGCGGCGAAGCACGGCTTCAAGCGCGCCCGTGAACTGACCTGGGAGCAGGGCGAAGACTACCTCTACGCCAAGCTCGACCAGGCCCAGCTGCGCGACCCCGAAGGCGGCCGCGCCCAGGGCTTGAAACAGTTCCTCGATGACAAGAGCATCAAGCCGGGTCTGCAAGCCTACCGCCGCTGA
- the mhpT gene encoding 3-(3-hydroxy-phenyl)propionate transporter MhpT yields METASSRSRRTILLCFIVALIEGLDLQSAGIAAAGIRAAFNLDPAMMGWMFSASIIGLLPGAFLGGCLADRIGRKKVLVAAVILFGLFSLWTAYASSLNSLLMARFLTGLGLGAALPNLIALCAEAVEERQRSTAISIMYCGVPLGGATAALVAMAAGEAWQWVFIVGGVAPLAIVPLMLGMLPESTAFSRQQEDVAVARPSTLTALCGEGRTRVTLSLWVSYFFTLTVMYMLLNWLPSLLLDLGFSKPQAGVVQMAFNIGGAIGSLAGGVLLDRYSRRPVVLSIYGGLLLALAGIGLAGNLPAMIGAGFAAGGFVMAAQLVLYALAPAFYPTVVRVTGVGAAVAIGRLGSVSGPLVAGKILAAGAGTAGVLTAAAPGLLVATAVILALNAGANRSLAAAPSTYPE; encoded by the coding sequence ATGGAGACTGCTTCCTCCCGATCGCGGCGCACCATCCTGCTGTGCTTCATCGTCGCCCTGATCGAAGGTCTCGACCTGCAATCCGCCGGCATCGCCGCCGCCGGCATCCGCGCTGCCTTCAACCTTGACCCGGCGATGATGGGCTGGATGTTCAGTGCCAGCATCATCGGCCTCCTGCCTGGCGCCTTCCTCGGCGGCTGCCTCGCCGACCGCATTGGCCGCAAGAAGGTGCTGGTGGCGGCGGTGATCCTGTTCGGCCTCTTCTCCCTGTGGACGGCATACGCAAGCAGCCTGAACAGCCTGCTGATGGCGCGCTTTCTCACCGGGCTCGGGCTTGGTGCGGCGCTGCCCAACCTGATTGCGCTGTGCGCCGAGGCCGTGGAAGAGCGCCAGCGCAGCACCGCCATCAGCATCATGTATTGCGGTGTACCCCTGGGCGGGGCTACCGCGGCCCTGGTGGCCATGGCTGCCGGTGAAGCCTGGCAGTGGGTGTTCATCGTCGGCGGTGTAGCGCCCCTGGCCATCGTGCCGCTGATGCTCGGCATGCTCCCGGAATCCACCGCCTTCAGCCGCCAGCAGGAAGACGTCGCCGTCGCGCGCCCCTCCACCTTGACCGCCTTGTGCGGGGAAGGGCGCACCCGCGTCACCCTGTCCCTCTGGGTCAGCTACTTCTTCACCCTGACGGTGATGTACATGCTGCTCAACTGGCTGCCGTCGCTGCTGCTGGACCTGGGCTTCAGCAAACCCCAGGCCGGCGTGGTGCAGATGGCGTTCAACATTGGCGGGGCGATCGGCTCGCTGGCGGGCGGTGTGCTCCTGGACCGTTACAGCCGCCGGCCCGTGGTGCTGTCCATCTACGGCGGCCTGCTGCTGGCGCTGGCGGGCATCGGTCTGGCCGGGAACCTGCCGGCCATGATTGGCGCGGGCTTTGCCGCCGGTGGCTTCGTCATGGCCGCGCAACTGGTGCTCTATGCGCTGGCACCGGCTTTCTACCCCACGGTGGTGCGTGTCACGGGCGTCGGCGCGGCGGTGGCCATCGGTCGCCTGGGCTCGGTGAGCGGCCCGCTGGTGGCTGGCAAGATCCTCGCCGCCGGGGCCGGTACGGCTGGCGTGCTCACGGCGGCGGCTCCGGGGCTGCTGGTGGCGACAGCGGTCATCCTGGCCCTGAATGCAGGGGCCAACCGCTCCCTGGCCGCTGCCCCATCAACTTATCCCGAGTAA